The Lemur catta isolate mLemCat1 chromosome 6, mLemCat1.pri, whole genome shotgun sequence sequence AAGGAGACAACAGGCATGTGTGTGACTGGGACAATGGAAGGACTGGGATCCGCATGACACAAGGTCACAAACACCCCGAGTCGAGCAGGGCTGTGAGCGCACGGGAAGCCCCCACCTCGGGATGCCGCGGCCCACGCCCTTGCCGCCCCCCACTCTCTGCTACGAGGCCAGCGCTAAGCAGCCCTGCTGCCCAGAAACCCCATCCCAGCCACCCGGGGGCCAAGCCGGGCCATCTCCCCACACGCTGCCTCCGTGCCTGGGGGCACCACGCATCCACGGGCCAGGGCCTCTCAGGCTGGCTCCCCAAGAGCAGGCTGCTCTATGCCTGGGTGGGCTGTCCTGCGGCTCAGCTCAGGTTCCCAAAAAGCTTTGTCATCCGGGGACCCACGAGCATGACCCACATCTAACCCAGAGTTCCCACTGCCAGCTACAGAGCATCAGCAGGACACTGGGACACCCTCTCCCAGCAGACACTCACACGTGGGACCGTGTGCCAACCatacctcctccagggagccctcctAAACCTCCCAGAAGCCCTGCTGGGCCCAGAACCTCCAGGATGGTCTGAGAGGCCCTAAGGAGAGCACCCGTGTCCTGCCTTAGGACACTGTGCCTGACCCCGTAGGGCCTGTCACCATAAATGAATGTGACCCAGCACCAGCCTGTGAGCCCAGCGCAGGCccttcccaggtgctgcttggcCTCAATGCTTGAACTTCACGGGCAGGGTCGGCAGGGCCCAGGCACCTGCTACGGAGTGGCCCCTCCCGGGCCCCTGGCTCTCAgcacaccacacctggcccacccTCAGCCTGGCTCGGTGGGACCCTGCTCCCAGCAAGCCTCTGAGGAAGCACCTCGAGGGGCTCTTAGGCCGTGGGGGCCCCAGCCCAGCTCTCAGATGCTGCCCTGGGCTTGAGGGGGTGGCTGGCCCCTAGTAGGTGCATAAAGGGACAGATGGGCCTCCGGAAAGAGGTGACAAGGAAGAACCTCACAGTGCTTCCAGGGCCCCATACGCCCTGACACGGCCAGCTTCCACAGGGGCTGAAGGTGAACAGAGAACTATGGGCCTGGGACCGACCGGCTCCGTGGGCCCCTCGTGTGCCTCCCAGTGGCAGGACGGGGACTCACCCTGCGCGACACAGCGGCACTGGAGCGCTCCTTGAGCTGGGGGTCTGTGGGGAGGCTCTTCCAAATGATGTAGGGTGTGTCATACTTGGCTCGCAGTCTCGGGCAGCGTTTAAAGATGAAATCGATGAGGAAAAATTTGATGCCGGCATAGAGCCCTGGGGTAGGGGAGACAGAGCCCTGTTTAGCCCAGAATGTGGTGATTTTGTGTGTCTATCTGGGATGACGGTTCCAGCACCTTCTGCCTCCCAGATCTGCACCCTGccggagcccagcccagccccggctCTCCTGGACGTCAGTCGGACCTCAGCTCAGCCTCACCCCTCATCCCTGCCCAGCCTCGTGGTTCACACCAGGCAAGGGTCGTGCCCCGCACTGCCAGACCGGTGGCCAGACCACTCCCTGAGCTCTGCACGCCTTCCACCCCAGAATCATTAACACGCCCCTCCCCACTGTGCCCTGTGTCACCTTCCCTGTGACACCAAAGGGCACTATCACCTACCCAGTGGTTCAGAGAACACCCTCAGCATCCCCaactccctccctcaccccctcccatccTCCTGCAAATCAGTGGGTCTGCCTTCCAAACTGGTCAGATCCCCCAGGACCCGCGGCCCCACTGCCAGCGCCCCCACTGCCAGCGCCCCACCCACTCCCATCAGGCCACACCCTATAGACTAGGCCCCACCCACTCCCAGCAGGCCCCACCCTATAGACTAGGCCCCACCCACTCCCATCAGGCCACACCCTATAGACTAGGCCCCACCTACTCCCACCAGGCCACACTCCCTAGACTAGGCTCCGCCCACTCCTGCCAGGCCACACTCTGAGGACTAGGACCCACCCACTCCCACCAGGCCACACCTACTTCTACCACACCACACCTTCTACCAGACCACAAGCTCTAGACTAGGCCACACCTACCCCTATCCGGGACACCTCTCCTGCTAAGACCACACCCACTCCTGCCCAggccacaccctcccccacccaaccCAGTGCTGCTGGTCTCCCCTATGCCTCCTTACTTCTCCCCAACTCTGCCCTGGCCCAGGACTATTCCTGACCCACTTAAAACACGTCAGAAATGTCCCTCCTTTGCTCAAACTCCCCACACCCGACACAGAATCCAAGGCCCTCCCCAAGTCTACTCCCACCTGACCCCTCACCTGGTGCTGCCCCACGCCCATGGCCGTGCCCCGGTGAGGCCTCCCCGCCCCTGGCTGGCTCAGCAGCTGTGGGCTGCCTGCCCAGCTGAGCACACCCAGAACTAGAGTGCGGAGAAGCGGGCACACTAGCCTGCACCTAGGGCCACACGTGGCAACAGCACAGGACCAGAGGCCAGGTGCCACCCACGCACACCTCCTCAAGCCAGGGAAGCACGTCCCTCCGAGCAGCTAGAactgctgggcccctcccagcGCTGGGGGCTGCTGTGCTGCCCACGGTGCCCGGCCAGACAGACCAGACCACGTGCCAAAGCCCCTTCCTGCAGACTGAGTTCCCCGCAGTATCTGCGGTTTTCGATAAAGGGAACTGGATAAAGCTGTGTCTCTGCTCTGCTTTGCTTTTTGCCTTTGTAAAACACTTTCACATAAACTCATAAACCAAGTCAGAGTTTTTGACCCCAAGTCCCAACTTTTTAACTCTGGAAATGTGCTCAGGCAGGGAGGGGCGCAGGTGGGACACTGGCTTGGTGGACTAGACGGAGCTCCCAGGCCTCCTCCAGCCCGGCCAGAGGGACAGCTCAGCCCAAGGGCCTTCGAATCCCAGCCGGGGCCATCCTCACGCCCATGCTCAGGTCTCCTGCCGGCACCGTGGGAGGGCAGACAGACGGTGGAGAACCAGGATGACGACCTTGACCCACACCTGGCAGCGTCCGTAAGCTCCACCCAGTGGTGGTGGTGATCTTGGTGCGGTCGCAAGGACCAAGCCACACCGGCTGCCACAAAAGAGGATGGCAGGACAGATCCAGGACACCAAGCCCCAGGTGCCCACCCCCTGGGCTCAGGGCAGAGGGCAGCCCAGGCCTGAGGTGCTGCTAGGCCTCCTGAGCCACGTTCAGAGGCCTGACTGGAGGTCTTGGGGGTCCCCTTCACACTCAGTCTCCAAGAGTCCTGGTGCTGGCCAGCGGGGCCCAAGGGCATTTGTGGGGTAAGGATCTGGGTTTCAAAACCAAAGCCCTGGTCAAAGCTGCCTCTGCCCCACACCAGCGATGGCACCTGAGGAGTGACAAGGAGCTGCCGAGAGCTACTGCTGCCAGAACTCAGCCCCGCCACATCCCTGAGGGACTTTCCTCTGTTCCTGGTGAAGGGATTTGGGGAAAGGGCAGGGAAGCATCTCTCTTCACGCCAGCAGTCTCTGTAATGCTCCTAAGCACATGCCAGGCTGAGCTTCCTGGCATCTGGGAGTGGGGGGGGGACGAGGTGTGACCCCCCCAGGATCCTGCGGGgagctctccctccacccctccataACTCGCACAAACTGGCCTTGCTGGGCTCACACGATTCCCACTGGCCCCACGAGCACAGGCCCTGTTCCTGAGGCCGGTGTTCAGCCCACATTGGACACTGGATTGTCGTTgttgagggaaggaaaggaggagtgaAGGGCAGGAAGCAGACAAGCCACATCCCGTGGTAACGGGGTGCCACACACCACACCTGCGTCCCACACAACCTGCGCCTCACGGTagctccctctccctcctgacACCAACTCCAGAATGAGCATTTCGGGTGGACGTGACTCATGGCCTCACGCCACGTCACCAAACTTGTCAGCTACGACCAATCTCCCTGCAACTCAAACCAGACTCAGGCTCCCCCAACTGTCACCCCAGCCCACGGGCACCCAGAGAGGCGTCCCACCCCAAGGTGACTGACTCCCTGATGTCGCTAGGGCCTGGCAGACTGGGTCTGGGGTTCACCCGCTCCTTCCACTGGGCAAGAAACTAGGGGGGCCTTAGAAGCAGAGGGCATGCCCGGTTTCAGAAATGATCATGGTGTCCCTGGATCTTGCATAGCTCCCTTTCTCCCAAATCCAAACATTCTGACAAAAAGCAGAGGAAGGACCTCCATGGACCCTGCTGGGACGCAGCAGCCTCCGTCCCCTCCCGTCCCCGCTGCTGCAGGCCCGGGGGGCGGGACAGCGCCTTACCCACGGTGAGCCCCACCAGGCGGTAGGGGAAGAAGCAGGAGGCCAGGAAGGCAGCCCAGAGCGCCACGTACAGCTTCTGCGTGGTCTCCGGCTGCACCCACATGAACAAGCTGGAAGGGAGATGGCAGGCTCAGGCGGGGCCGGGTGCACCGCGCCGCCGGGTGGGGGCTCGAGACTTACTTCTTGATCTTTTCCAGGATGTCGGCCATCTTGCCAAACAGGTTCTGCTCGAAGAAGAAACCTCAATTGCAACAGACCCCACGGTCACACCAAGAGCCCCGGACACCCCGGTTCAAGCAGGCCACAGACACGCAGCCTCACAGCCCCCCACAGCCCACGGTCCTGCCAGCCGCTCCCAGGCCTGTGGGGGGCCTGGCCTGGAGCGGAGGGGACCCAGGTCCAGTCCTGCTCCAGCCTGGGGGCTCCTCTACCCAGGGCCCCCCCCACCGTCCACAGAGGCTGCACCGGGGCCCCGTGGCAGTACCTGGGCTTTCTGGGCGACGTCCAGCACCAGCTGGAACTTCTCGGACACGGTCAGGTCCTCCTTGGGAGGTTCCTTCAGTCAAAGGGAAAGAGAATTTTCCACTGAAATTTAACAGTTCAGAAAATTACTGACAAAACAGCATGAAGgcttcccagccccaggcacctGCGGGTCACTCTGCTATCCCTACACAGTCAGTGAGGATGGGACGTCCCTTGGGGACCCAGGCGCCCTTCTGGGCTGATAGTGAAATCACCCTGGCACCCGAGGAGGGGCGGGCAGAGCCGCCCCGCAGTGGCTGGGCCGAGGCTCCGACTCACGCAGCTCACCTGCACAGGTGCCTGTGAGACCACCCACCCCACTGCCTCACCTACAGGCAGGGACACCAGCCTTGTCCTGCTTGTCCAAGTCCACATGTCTCCCATTCATTAAGAACCTCCCAAGTTCCAGGGCCAGGTGGGCACAGGCCTGTCTCCCCCCGGCCACCACCCCCACTGCTGTGTGCCCCTCGGCAGAGCAGGTGCTTGGTGTCCGATGAGGACGTGGAGGCACCATGACCTCCCTCTACCCACACCTGGGGGTCCTGCCCCATGGGAGGGAGTCTCCCTCTAGAACAaatttctgtaaagggtcagggGGCTTCTCAGGCCATGTGGTCTGttgtcacagctactcaactgTAGCGCAGTACGTAAATGAAAGAGTgaggctgtgtgccaataaaactttattcacaaaacgAGGCAGGGGGCCAGAAGCGGGCTCTAGAGTCCCAGGTGGGACCACATCTACTCACCCAGCCCACTGGTCCCCACCCTacccagggaggctgtgggggctgcaggggccccTCACCATCCTCCACTCCCACCACATCCCATCCTAGCTGGGAGCCCCAGCGAGGCCAGGGCAGAGTGCACGGCCTCCCGGGGCttggggctgggctggctgcaTTTTCCTCCCCCATCCCTTCTCTCCAGGGGGCTCCCAGAGGGTGACCACACAGCCTCATCTGGGGGCCTCCCCACCAGGGGCCTCCTCGCGCAGCGCACAGGTTCTGAGCCTGACCTGGCGGAGACGGGCAGCGGAGACCCTCGGCCCTCCCAGGACTTACCACAGCTTCAGACACCTCTGGCACGATGCTCCACTGaatcctccagcccctggcagacAGGAGGCAAACACACCCTTAAACAGCGTGCCCTGCAAGCAGCGTGGCCAGGGGTGGTGTCGAGTCACCGACCCTGCCCGCCCAGCAGGCTTGAAGCGGCTCTGCCAGCCAGATGGGGTGAAGGGGCTCCTGAAACCCCACCAGTCCACCCCGGGACCACCAGGGCCACTCCCCAGCAGTGGATGACTGCTGTCACCCTCACCGTCCCCCCCCCCGGGGCTGTCCTGAGGGGAGGGGACAcatttaaaagcagccagaggcgTGGAGGGGAGAAGCCTTCAACAGAAACTGCAGGTGCCAGCTAGTCCTGCTCAACTCGGGCGCTGTGACCCCTGCAAGAGTTTAAACGTTTTCTACAAAACCATTTCCAAATGGGCCAATGTGAGCAGGCACAGAAAGTCACCTAGAAAAATCAGCGAATCAGTGCAAACTTGGGAAGGGCTGAGCACAAGTCAGAATCCGGGCTGCTCTCCCCAGCCCCGGGATGGGGCCTCCACAGGGAGGGGGTGCTCAGTGGGGGTGCAAGGGGTGACACGGGGCCAGGCTGGTGCCCCTGTGCTGGTGCAACGCACCCCTCAGGCAGCGGTGCCAGCTGCAGACTGCTCACCCCCACAGCCCGAGTCCCGGCCTGTCCATCTTGCGACAGCCACCACCAGGGACCTCACACGGCACTGAGCCCTTGTGGCTTCAGCGACCCCCACGCTGAGGTTTGGGGAGAAGTTCCTCCCTGGGGGGCTCTCTGGAGCCTCTCAGAGGATCACCCTCCAAACGCCAGTGCACCACACACCTGTCTCATGTCACGGTTGTGTGTGACACAGGGACACAGCACAGCCATGCACATGGTAGGACAAAGCGGCCACACACCAAACCAGCTCACCTACCTGGCGATGAGGTAATTGAGGGACAACCGCAGAATTGCTAAAAACAGGAACAACGGGATGGCCCAGCCGTGCCACACAGCATTCATGTACACCTGGGGTGCggaggggggcaggcaggtgACGTGACGGTTGGGTCAGGATGAGCCAcatccctcccacctgcccccaacCAGCAGCGCCCGGCAGGGAGCCCTGGCCCCAGGGGCTCCCCAGACACCCAGGGAAGGGGGCACGTGTGAAGGGACGCCGGAGGAAGGGCTGCTTCCCGGCTGGCAGCTGCCCACGGAGCGAGAAGCCGCCCTGCGCGGGCGGGGAGGGAGCGTCCTGAGGAACAGCTGCCCAACAGAGGGAGCCGGAGAGCGAGCTGCCCCGCCCGCCACGCCCCCAGGTGTGGCTCCACGTGCCGGACTCGGGCATCACTAGGACTCAGCACACCTGAGTGGGGCAGCCAACCGTGGGCTAAGGACAGCCAGGATGCTGCCGCCAGGGCTACCGTCACCTGGGGCCCCCTGTGCCCCCGACAAAGCTGCAGACACAGAGCAGAGGCCCCGAGTGGGCTGGGAATAGAATCCACCCTTGGCCACCCTCTGACCCCATAAGAGACATGATACGCAGGTATCCCAGACCCAAGGCAGCAAAGGCCTTGAGGTGCAAAGCGTCTGTGAGGGGTGGTGGGAGAAGACAACCCCCAGGGCCAAGATGGAGCTGCCCCCCAGCAACCCTCATCTCCCAGGTGGGCCGGAGTCCCCGGGGCAGGCACCAGCCGTGGGCTTCCGAGATGTGCCCAGATGGCCTGACCCGGGTCCGAGGCTAGGCTGGTCCTCAGGACCCCTCCAGGCTGAAGCCAGCTGGGGACCTCCAGGAAGATGGCTTCAGCCAAGAGGGGTCCTGAGAGGTGGGGCCCCCTCAACAGGACTGTGCTGCCTTTGGGAGCTCTGGAGGGTTCTGGGGGCTGTGGCCGCCCCACTCTGGCCTTGCGGCCGCAGCAGGCAGGTGGGCGGCCTACCCCCTCACACAGGAGGCATGGCCCCTGCACCCCGGGGTCACGGGCTCCAGTCCTGAGACACAGGCGGAGGGTCTTCCTGTGCGTGGCTAAGGGGCAGCCAGCGCAGGACGATTCCGGGCAGGGCAGCTGGGCCTGCTCTCCCCGAAGCCCCTGCGATGCCAGCCCTGCTGTCCTATCCCTCCCCAGCAGCTGTGGCTCACAAAGGCTGGGCTGGGTGTCCCACCCATCATGCCGTTGTCTGGAGCCTCCCCGGCCCCAGTACCAGGGGACAACCACATCAGGAGGCCCTGTCCTGAGGGTGCTGCAGCAAGGGCCGCGCCTGTGCCAAGACAGTGGCCACCACGCCCTGTCCAGGGAGCCCTGCTGCCCGCCCTGGGCCCAGCCCAACGTCTCTGATCCTCAGAGCGCCCCCATGGCCGGGGGTCAGCATCAGTgcacccactttacagatgaggaacctgaggctggGCATGTCCTTGGGGCCCAAGGAAGTGCTGCCCAGGGTTGGGGGACGTCACCCGCCCACCCTGCAAGGAGCCACTCACGGTGAAGGCGATGGCCGACGTGTAGACGGAGTACCAGTCAGATAAGGCAGAGAGGTTCTTCACGAAGTTGGTGACAGGCTTGGCACCACGCTCTGCAGACAGAGCAGACGGCAGCAGTCAGCCCCAGCGCCCGCCTCCTCACGCCCGCGCACAGGGCCGGGCTGGCCTCCCCGGCCACGCAAAACCTGGGCCAATGCAGGCTCCTGGTGACCCCAGGCCAGCGCTCCCCTGAGGCAGTCTGCTGTCCCTGTGGGGAAatgccacctgcccctccccacagcagTGACAGGAGAGAGGGGACAGGCAAACACAAGGGGAGAACCCCACTCGcactccctggggctgggagcaTCTGTGAAGAGCGTCAGTTTTCATCCCAAACGCTGGGGCTGCAGGCCGTGGGGGAAAACTGTTTCTGCCCCAGGGGGCTCCCCCATCTCGGCCCCCAAAAGTGGGTGGGCCTCGGCCAGACTTCCAACACGAGCCTCCTCCCCAGGGCCGGGGCAGGGGTCTCTTAACAACGTCCGTCTGGGAGAAGCTCGGGTCAGCTCACGGCCCCAGGTCCCCGCCCTGCAGCCCCACCCTGGCGGCTCCGCGCGGCAGTGACAGGGGGTGCGGGGTAAGGGGTATGCGGGTACTCACTGAGGCGCCTCATGTTCTCAGTCaacctgggaggggagagaagccaGCGTTAGTGAGCCTCGGGCTCTGCGTCCCCGCCGCCCACGCCCTGCTGGCTCCTGGGAAGATGCTCCGAGTGCCCGGGGCACGTGCGGCAACTCGAGCAGCATCATGCACCAGGGTGGCTCTTGCTGCCAACTCCCTGAGAGACGCGGGTGACTGCCAACAGAGCCATCCCCGCATCTCCTGCCCACACCAGTCTCCAGAGCCTTGCTGTGCGGGCTCCCCCACACCCCCCGGTGCCTGGCGAGCGGGGCAATGTCTGCAGATTGGGCACATGAACCACCCGATGTAGGGAAGGCTCCAGGGTGCCAGGCACTTTCCCCTGACTGAACCCACCGTCCCCAAAGGGCACTCGTCACAAACCACGAGTGAGACCAGGATGGACGTGACAGGGCTCTGGGCTGCCTCACACTGGCCTCTCGGCCCCGCCAGCCGCATCCCCCAGAGGAAGGGCACAGGGAGACAGCCACACGGTGGCAGACACGGCCTGCCTGCTGGAGCCTCAGCACGGGACGGCCCAACACGGCCACccccaggctgggtgtggggccCCTACCTGCGGGCGCTGAGGGGCTCCTCCGCCTCTACGGTGCTCTCCTCGGGCTGGAAGcggaagtcctccacgtacatcCCGAACTTCTCGTAGAACCACTTCTGGGCGCGGGAGGACAGCCCCTGGCTCCGGCGGTCTGCGGGGGGCAGAGGCCCAGTGAGGGGCACAGGAAACAGCTGCGGGGGCAGGGGCCTCCCCATGGAGCCGGGAAACAAAGGGGTCCACACCAGAGGGGACTCTGAGGGCTCAGCTCTCTACAGACCCGAGGTGTGAGCAGCAATCGCAGCCCAGAGCTGGCCGGCTGCAAAACCCACCGCTGCGTGGGGTAGCCTCTCTCACCCCGACCCCCGTGTTCTGGGGACGACTGGCTGTCCAGGCCACCTCAGGGGTCTGTGTCAacctcccttcccacctctggCTTGTCTCAGTGGGCTCGTCACCCCCGGCCCTGCAGAGTCTGAGGCCCAGCCAACAGGAGGGTGTCCTGGGAGGGACAGAGCCCGGCGAGGGCAGTGTCTGGCCTGGGTGAGCTATCGTGGCTTAGTGCTGGTGACGGACGCTGGTCACCAAGGCTGAGCCTGTGGAAAGCAGCCCACACCACAGGAACCAGGACTCCTGCCGGACGTGGGCACCCTGGCACGGACCCGTCTGTCCCTTCCAAGAGCCGGCAGTGGGGCCGCCGGCAGTGGGGCCGCCGGCAGTGGGGCCGCCGGCAGGGGGCGCTGTCCCTCCGTGATTGAGGCTCGTGGGAAAGGCAGGCAGGTGCCACCAACAACCCTGCACTGTGGACTCAGGGCAGAGCCTGAGGGCCACGGGCCAAGAGGCGCCAAGGTGTGTGCATCTTGAGACCCCCGGCAGGGCAGAGCGAGGAGCTCTCGGGGAGGACGGGGCGGGCAGGTTCTCGCACCCCAGCTGGGGCCTGGCAGGGTTTTTGCAGTGAGAGTCCAGGCGGCGACAGCAAACCTGTCCCCGTGGCGGAGACAGCCGTACATGGATGGGCCTGGCCGTGTTTCTATGGAACTTTATTTATGGATGTTGAAATACCAGATTTACATAATGTTCACATGTCGCCCAAATAGTCTTTTGATTTTTCCAGCCgtttaaaatgtaaaaccagACGGGGGCTGCGGTGTGCTGACCCGCAGGTGCAGGGAACGGTGCCAGCTGCCCGGGGAGCTTGGGCTTCCCCTTGTGCTGCAGCCCACCCGGCCACCTGCTCATTAACCAGGGCCGGGCGGATCTCTCTGCCAGGCCCCTCCATTGCACCTGTACAAGGTGCACACCAggtctgtccccacccccacctcctccccctcctggAGGTCCCTGGGGCCACCCTGGAAGCCAGTgcctcccccaccaccctccccccCACAGAGCCTGTGCACCTGCCTGAGCACAGCAGGCAGGGCGAGGACAGGCCTCAGCAGGGGGGACAAGGCCACAGGCACTGGGGAGCCGGGGTCTTTCCCGCCCACACTCTGACCCTCACTGAGCACTGGGCGGTGGGGGCCTCGGGGTCTCTTGCGCTGCTCCCGGTTCAGCGGCCCAGGTGCACAGGCCGCGGGCTTTGAGGGCCCGAGGAGGCCACGACGCAGGGGACGCAGCTCCACCCGGCCCAGCACCCGGGTCCCTGGGGAAGGGGCGTACACCATTTCCCCTCTGGTGGACAAGCTCAGTGAGGACCCATACAGGGCCCAGCTCTGGTCCACGCTGGGCCTCTACCCAGCAGGTGCCCCTGGGAGAGGTCTTCCCTGCTGGGAcgtcagttttctcatcttgaTACTGGGCAGGGCTGAGACCAGTGAGCCTCTGGCTTGTATCTCTGGGCCCCAGCATAGGCAGGGGGGTCCTCGCGCGTGGTCACCCTGCAGGAACAGGCGCTGCCTGGGGCCGCACAGGCCAAGCCCACAAGAGCTGAATGGAAAATCCAGTCCCCTCCCTCATCAATCCTCTGAATGACAATTCTATAAAGTACAGTGTGGGGGGTAAGAGAAAAAAGGGGCCAAGGCTCGGGAacacaagaagagagaaaagggctcTGTCTCCCGACCCCGGGGACACCCCAGTGGCGGCCCCTACTGCTGGTTCCGTCCTGTCGTCGGGATGGTCAGCCCGGACAGCAGGCCACCAGGTCAATGGAAGGGACCAGTGTGGCCCCGACACCCCTGTTCCGTAGGCAATGCCAAAACAGCATGTCGTATTTCCATGAGAAAGTACAATCAGGTTTTGGTTGACGACTGAGTTTGCTACGATGACTCACCAGCTCCCCGCGAGAGACAGGAACCCCGTTCTGACGGGAGGAGATTCCCGGGTGCCAGCGGGTACCCAGGAACAGAACCAACACCACTGCCCGCCCACCAGGACCTACCTGCTCCATTGGTGGCCTGGGTCTGCCCCTTTGGCGGCGGCTGAGCTGTCTGCTCCTCGGTTCTAAAAGAGCAGGGAGAAGAGGCAAGGTGTCCATTAGTTCAAAACATGGGGCACAGTGGCCGTGCACAGCTCTGGGGCTCACACGGCTCGTACTGCACAGGGAGGGCTCCCTGGACCCCCGAACGGCTGGAATGGCAGTCATGACGGTAGCTGGGCAAGCACAGAGCCATGTTCCTAACAGGCACGTGTGTTGTGTTTTAGGAACCAAATACAGTCTCATGCggctcttttctttcctgttaattttaactcttaaaattatattgcccatggccaggcgcagtggctcacgcctgtaatcctagccctctgggaggccgaggcgggtggatcgctcgaggtcaggagttcgagaccagcctgagcaagagcaagaccctgtctctactaaaaacagaaagaaattatctggccaactaaaaatatatatagaaaaaattagctgggcatggtggcgcatgcctgtagtcccagctattcgggaggctgaggcagtaggatcgcttgaacccaggagtttgaggttgctgtgagctaggctgacgccatggcactcactctagcccgggcaacaaagcaagactctgtctcaaaaaaaaaaaaaaaacattttactgcCCATCAGGCTGCTGATGGAAAGACCAACACACACGAATCTATCAGGCACCACGCCAGGCCACAGGCTCGGTGACGCCCTGTCAGCTGCCTGCACC is a genomic window containing:
- the GRAMD4 gene encoding GRAM domain-containing protein 4 isoform X2, whose translation is MRVGPDLRAGDPDRHVKVKQRSSVLNMLRRLDKIRFRGHKRDDFLDLAESPNASDTECGDEIPLKVPRTSPRDSEELRDPAGPGTLIMAAGVQDFNRTEFDRLNEIKGHLEIALLEKHFLQEELRKLREETNSEMLRQELDRERQRRMELEQKVQEVLKARTEEQTAQPPPKGQTQATNGADRRSQGLSSRAQKWFYEKFGMYVEDFRFQPEESTVEAEEPLSARRLTENMRRLKRGAKPVTNFVKNLSALSDWYSVYTSAIAFTVYMNAVWHGWAIPLFLFLAILRLSLNYLIARGWRIQWSIVPEVSEAVEPPKEDLTVSEKFQLVLDVAQKAQNLFGKMADILEKIKNLFMWVQPETTQKLYVALWAAFLASCFFPYRLVGLTVGLYAGIKFFLIDFIFKRCPRLRAKYDTPYIIWKSLPTDPQLKERSSAAVSRRLQTTSSRSCVSSMPAGLGKEEDAGRFHSTKKGNFHEIFNLTENERPLAGTARCPRTTSATACST
- the GRAMD4 gene encoding GRAM domain-containing protein 4 isoform X3, with protein sequence MRVGPDLRAGDPDRHVKVKQRSSVLNMLRRLDKIRFRGHKRDDFLDLAESPNASDTECGDEIPLKVPRTSPRDSEELRDPAGPGTLIMAAGVQDFNRTEFDRLNEIKGHLEIALLEKHFLQEELRKLREETNSEMLRQELDRERQRRMELEQKVQEVLKARTEEQTAQPPPKGQTQATNGADRRSQGLSSRAQKWFYEKFGMYVEDFRFQPEESTVEAEEPLSARRLTENMRRLKRGAKPVTNFVKNLSALSDWYSVYTSAIAFTVYMNAVWHGWAIPLFLFLAILRLSLNYLIARGWRIQWSIVPEVSEAVEPPKEDLTVSEKFQLVLDVAQKAQNLFGKMADILEKIKNLFMWVQPETTQKLYVALWAAFLASCFFPYRLVGLTVGLYAGIKFFLIDFIFKRCPRLRAKYDTPYIIWKSLPTDPQLKERSSAAVSRRLQTTSSRSCVSSMPAGLGKEEDAGRFHSTKKGNFHEIFNLTENERPLAGGFCPVSV